The genome window CGGCCGATCACCTGGCCGGTTACCGGGTCGCGGCGCAGCGAGCCCGGCGCCCCGGCGCGGGATCCGTCCGGCGCGGGCTGCCAGAACTCCAGCAGCGCGTCCTTGACCGGGTCCCCGGCGCCGTCGTAGACGCACCCGTGCACGGTGATCGCGTCCGGGTGCCAGGGCGGGGCGATGTCGCCGCCCCCGGTGAACGGCAGGGCCAGCCCGAAGTAGGGGCCGATCGTCTGGGACGGGGTGGGTGGCAGGGTCATCGCCCCTCCTCCATGTAGGTCGCGTCCGGGCCGTCGAGCACGATGTCCCAGCGGAAGCCGAGGGCCCACTCGGGCCGGGACAGGTCGTGGTCGTACGTGGCGATGAGCCGGCGGCGGGCGTCCTCGTCGGGGATGGACTGGTAGATCGGGTCGAACGGCAGCAGCGGGTCGCCGGGGAAGTACATCTGGGTGACGAGCCGCTGGGTGAACGCCGTGCCGAAGATCGAGAAGTGGATGTGCGCCGGCCGCCAGGCGTTGGTGTTGTTCCGCCAGGGGTAGGGGCCGGGCTTGATCGTGATGAAGGTGTACCGGCCGTCGTCGTCGGTGAGGCAGCGGCCGTACCCGGTGAAGTTGGGGTCGAGCGGGGCGGGGTGCTGCTCCCACTGGTGGGCGTAGCGGCCGGCCGCGTTGGCCTGCCAGATCTCGACGAGCTGGCCGCGCACCGGCCGGCCGTTCCGGTCCACGATCCGCCCGGTGACGATGATCCGCTCGCCGATCGGCTCGCCCGGGTGCTGCCGGGTGAGGTCGGAGTCGAGCTCGGTCACGTCGGTCTCCCCGAAGACCGGCCCGGTGAGCTCGACGGCCTCGGGGTCGCGCGGCACGACGAGCCGCTGCTTGGGGTGGCGCAGCACGCTGCCCCGGTACGGCGGGAAGTCGAGGAGCGGGTGGTCGCGGCGGGGCGCACCCTCCGCAACCGACTTGGCGTAGGCGCGGTGGATCTCGGCGATCTCCTCGTTGATCGCCTCCTGGGTGGGCAACTCCACTGCCGGCATGGGGTGGCCTGCCTTTCTCGATCGGGGGGATTGAGCGGGGGTTCGAGCGGGGCGTGCCTCGGGGAGGGCCGCACGGGGACCCGCCGGTGGCGCGCCGCCCGGGCGCCCGTTCCGGGCGGTGCGCGGCCCGGGCCTCGCCGGAGCCCGGCCCGGCGTCATGCGGAGGCGGCCGTGAGCGCGCGGAGCGCGGCGAGCTCCTCGGCGGTCGGCGGCTCGGTGGTGCGGACCTGGTCGGCGATCTTCAGCGGCCATCCGGTGGCGGCCCGGACCTGCTCGATGTCCACCCCGGGGTGGACGTCGGTGAGCACGAGCTCGGCGGTGTCCGGGTCGGGGCGGAGGATGCCGAGGTCGGTGATGACGGCGACCGGCCCCTTGCCGCGCAGGCCCAGCCGCTCCCGGTCGCCGCGGCCGGTGCCGTGCCCGACCGAGGTGATGAAGTCGAGCCGCTCCACGAACCCGCGCGGGGAGTGGCGGAGCACGATCAGCACCTCACGGCAGTTCGCCGCGATCTCCGGGGCGCCGCCGGCTCCGGGGAGGCGGATCGGCGGGCGGCCGGGTCCCCGGTCGATGAGGGTGGTGTTGATGTTGCCGAACCGGTCGATCTGCGCGGCGCCGAGGAAGCCGACGTCGATCCGGCCGGCTTGGAGCCAGTAGTTGAACATCTCGGGCACGGAGACCACGGCGTCGGCGGTGTCGGCGAGCTCGCCGTCGCCGATGGACAGCGGCAGCCGCGTGGGTTTCGCGCCGAGCGCTCCCGACTCGTAGATGAGGACCAGGTCGGGGCGGACGGTCCGGCGGGCGAGGTTCGCGGCCGTGCTGGGGAGGCCGATGCCCACGAAGCAGGTGCGCGCACCGGCGAGCGCCCGGGCCGCGTTGATGCTCATCAGCTCGTCGCGCGTCCAGTCGCTCATCGGGCCACCGCCTGCAGGACGTTCTCGCGCAGCCAGGTCTGGAACCGCTCGCGGTCGCGGGAGATCTCGTCCCACGCTCGGTAGAAGGCGTTGTCGCGGACCGAGTAGCCCGCCGCGTACGACGGGTGGGCGCCGCCGGGGACCTCGGCGACCGCGGTGACCACCCAGCTCGGCAGGATCACGCCCCCGGGCCGGGG of Thermobispora bispora DSM 43833 contains these proteins:
- the pcaH gene encoding protocatechuate 3,4-dioxygenase subunit beta, with product MPAVELPTQEAINEEIAEIHRAYAKSVAEGAPRRDHPLLDFPPYRGSVLRHPKQRLVVPRDPEAVELTGPVFGETDVTELDSDLTRQHPGEPIGERIIVTGRIVDRNGRPVRGQLVEIWQANAAGRYAHQWEQHPAPLDPNFTGYGRCLTDDDGRYTFITIKPGPYPWRNNTNAWRPAHIHFSIFGTAFTQRLVTQMYFPGDPLLPFDPIYQSIPDEDARRRLIATYDHDLSRPEWALGFRWDIVLDGPDATYMEEGR
- a CDS encoding 3-oxoadipate--succinyl-CoA transferase subunit B translates to MSDWTRDELMSINAARALAGARTCFVGIGLPSTAANLARRTVRPDLVLIYESGALGAKPTRLPLSIGDGELADTADAVVSVPEMFNYWLQAGRIDVGFLGAAQIDRFGNINTTLIDRGPGRPPIRLPGAGGAPEIAANCREVLIVLRHSPRGFVERLDFITSVGHGTGRGDRERLGLRGKGPVAVITDLGILRPDPDTAELVLTDVHPGVDIEQVRAATGWPLKIADQVRTTEPPTAEELAALRALTAASA